A genome region from Lactobacillus sp. ESL0791 includes the following:
- a CDS encoding ABC transporter permease, whose amino-acid sequence MSNMYVHQGEQELQPLVAKNVVVGNNQTANYQYKKISKNKVDADNKAKKVFDFLDKNYKYAFRGSIATNIPKTSKNIEFNLVNENFFKFYPLKVNQGSNFVARDYRNSQNTIPVLVGSSIKQLAHVGKKFNMPDPYTNKMQHYQVKGILVNNAHIPSLYLLDNKTYFNNAIITPFLPSNKKKMDVYQLDSGLQDLLLYDTSKEKINNLQKKINENGFYKVEFYPIKRNVAEYYSSYKKSVLRVVAFSLAILVITVLFLVWNLWQNLNEIKQESSSGTVFGFNKKQLIKVVALFQTFSSLLAIIPIAIFALLIEKSMEKAEGIQTFVFPHVEVVSLLLTFLLILFITIFASIITIHYFYQKSLTVKMEEVDYVVNIKNK is encoded by the coding sequence ATGTCTAATATGTATGTTCATCAAGGAGAGCAGGAGCTGCAGCCGCTTGTGGCTAAAAATGTTGTCGTTGGTAATAATCAAACTGCAAATTATCAGTATAAAAAAATCAGTAAAAATAAAGTAGATGCTGATAACAAGGCAAAAAAAGTGTTTGATTTTCTAGATAAAAATTACAAATATGCTTTTCGCGGAAGCATCGCAACAAATATTCCCAAAACTAGCAAAAATATTGAATTTAACCTGGTTAACGAGAACTTTTTTAAATTTTACCCGTTAAAAGTCAATCAGGGCAGTAATTTTGTTGCTAGAGATTATCGAAATTCCCAAAACACTATTCCAGTTTTGGTAGGAAGCAGTATTAAGCAGTTAGCTCATGTTGGTAAAAAGTTTAATATGCCAGATCCGTATACCAATAAGATGCAGCACTATCAGGTAAAAGGAATTCTTGTAAATAACGCGCATATCCCATCTTTGTATCTACTTGATAACAAAACCTATTTTAATAATGCGATTATCACGCCATTTCTGCCAAGCAATAAAAAGAAGATGGATGTTTACCAACTTGATTCAGGGTTGCAGGATCTTTTACTTTATGATACTTCTAAGGAAAAGATAAATAATTTACAAAAGAAGATTAATGAAAATGGCTTTTATAAAGTTGAATTTTATCCGATTAAGCGAAATGTTGCGGAATATTATTCCTCGTATAAAAAAAGTGTTTTGCGAGTAGTAGCTTTTTCACTAGCAATTTTAGTAATCACGGTTTTATTTTTGGTTTGGAATCTATGGCAGAACTTGAATGAAATAAAACAAGAAAGTTCAAGTGGCACAGTATTTGGATTTAATAAAAAGCAGTTAATTAAAGTAGTAGCATTATTCCAAACCTTCAGCTCGCTTCTAGCAATAATTCCTATTGCAATTTTTGCATTGCTAATTGAGAAAAGTATGGAAAAGGCGGAAGGGATACAAACATTTGTATTTCCGCATGTTGAAGTTGTAAGCTTGTTACTAACCTTTTTACTAATATTATTTATTACCATATTTGCAAGCATAATCACTATTCATTATTTTTATCAAAAATCTTTGACGGTAAAGATGGAAGAAGTCGACTATGTGGTGAATATTAAGAATAAGTAA
- a CDS encoding AbrB/MazE/SpoVT family DNA-binding domain-containing protein yields the protein MDTYVAKVTQKGQITLPAKLRKEEGWNAGSELIFKKDPQSNNVELSKKVNLYDTNFGNYDFQADLKTDKELAEPSSLQGNEGWGFESE from the coding sequence ATGGATACATATGTTGCTAAAGTAACTCAAAAGGGTCAGATAACTTTACCTGCTAAATTGCGTAAAGAAGAAGGCTGGAACGCAGGTAGTGAATTAATCTTTAAAAAAGATCCTCAAAGTAATAATGTGGAGTTGTCAAAAAAAGTTAATCTTTACGACACAAATTTTGGTAACTATGATTTTCAAGCTGACTTAAAAACTGACAAAGAATTAGCAGAGCCTTCATCCTTGCAGGGTAATGAAGGTTGGGGATTTGAAAGTGAGTAA
- a CDS encoding type II toxin-antitoxin system PemK/MazF family toxin gives MSKNQNTNNNNYPNQGDIIIVDAEPHIGKEYGGHNPRANNIRRHMVVISNTAYNRQTGMFVGMPITTSEKYKNNQHYKPILLVDAKNGVKGFVCLWQIQNFDFLKRNGKIVNHVQKPYLKDLLNYVNAITELDF, from the coding sequence GTGAGTAAAAACCAAAATACCAACAATAATAATTATCCTAATCAAGGAGATATAATTATTGTTGATGCTGAGCCACATATTGGAAAAGAATATGGTGGGCACAATCCACGAGCTAATAATATTCGTAGACACATGGTCGTCATTAGCAATACAGCATACAATAGGCAAACAGGGATGTTCGTTGGTATGCCAATAACAACTTCTGAAAAATACAAAAATAATCAACATTACAAACCAATTTTGTTGGTTGATGCTAAAAATGGTGTAAAAGGGTTTGTTTGTCTTTGGCAAATACAAAATTTTGATTTTTTGAAACGAAACGGGAAAATAGTTAATCATGTTCAAAAGCCTTATTTAAAGGATTTATTGAATTATGTTAATGCAATAACTGAATTAGATTTCTAA